The following are from one region of the Streptomyces tuirus genome:
- the paaE gene encoding 1,2-phenylacetyl-CoA epoxidase subunit PaaE has translation MEDLMEPAPAPAARARARRRPVFHSLRVAAVDPLCEDAAAVSFDIPADLAEEFAFMPGQSLTLRRDIDGRDERRSYSICAPAGTTPRIGVRVVPGGLFSSWLVRDVRPGDTVEVMAPTGAFTPDLTTHGHHVLIAAGSGITPMVSIAESVLASDSRSRVTLLYGNRRTGTVMFADDLADLKDLYPTRFQLAHVLSREPREAEVLSGRLDAQRLSALVDALVDVESADHWWLCGPHGMVRAAQEVLAGLDVPADRVHQELFYADDEPVREVHHAETGPTGPVSQVTVTLDGRSTTSALPRERTILEGAQQTRPDLPFACKGGVCGTCRALVTDGKADMRRNFALEPSEVDAGYVLTCQSFPVSEELTVDFDT, from the coding sequence ATGGAGGACCTGATGGAGCCGGCCCCCGCCCCGGCGGCACGCGCGCGTGCCCGCCGACGTCCGGTCTTCCACTCCCTGCGGGTCGCCGCCGTGGACCCGCTGTGCGAGGACGCGGCAGCCGTCAGCTTCGACATCCCGGCCGACCTGGCCGAGGAGTTCGCCTTCATGCCCGGCCAGTCCCTCACCCTGCGCCGCGACATCGACGGCCGGGACGAGCGCCGCTCCTACTCGATCTGCGCCCCCGCCGGCACCACCCCGCGCATCGGCGTCCGCGTGGTGCCGGGCGGCCTGTTCTCCTCCTGGCTCGTGCGGGACGTACGCCCCGGTGACACCGTCGAGGTGATGGCACCCACCGGCGCCTTCACCCCCGACCTCACCACCCACGGCCACCACGTCCTGATCGCCGCAGGCTCCGGCATCACACCCATGGTCTCCATCGCCGAGTCCGTCCTGGCCTCCGACTCCCGCTCGCGCGTCACCCTCCTCTACGGCAACCGCCGTACCGGCACGGTGATGTTCGCCGACGACCTCGCCGACCTGAAGGACCTCTACCCGACGCGGTTCCAGCTCGCCCACGTCCTGTCCCGCGAGCCCCGCGAGGCCGAGGTGCTCTCCGGCCGCCTCGACGCCCAGCGGCTCTCCGCCCTCGTCGACGCCCTGGTCGACGTGGAGTCCGCCGACCACTGGTGGCTGTGCGGCCCGCACGGCATGGTCCGCGCCGCCCAGGAGGTCCTCGCCGGCCTCGACGTGCCCGCCGACCGCGTCCACCAGGAGCTCTTCTACGCCGACGACGAGCCCGTCCGCGAGGTCCATCACGCCGAGACCGGCCCCACCGGCCCCGTCAGCCAGGTCACCGTCACCCTCGACGGCCGCTCCACCACCTCGGCCCTGCCCCGCGAACGGACCATCCTCGAAGGCGCCCAGCAGACCCGCCCCGACCTGCCCTTCGCCTGCAAGGGCGGCGTCTGCGGCACCTGCCGCGCCCTGGTCACCGACGGCAAGGCCGACATGCGCCGCAACTTCGCCCTCGAACCGTCCGAGGTCGACGCCGGCTACGTCCTCACCTGCCAGTCGTTCCCGGTGTCCGAGGAGCTGACGGTGGACTTCGACACCTGA
- a CDS encoding acyltransferase family protein, producing the protein MSARLGWLDALRGLAALVVVFDHSSHTFMPDFRAELMPQFNTSRYGIMVFFLVSGYIIPASLERRGCVRTFWIGRVFRVYPLWAAVVTVLVAVDLLGLSTVRDFGSQSPVAVAVAHVTMLQELLGTPNALLVLWTLSYEMCFYLLVVALFTVRLHQRSSAVAIALAVLAGVSATAGAVLPVSALSGLVGTGPLIAFAAAAMGAALCCASSGSPGPRVFGGVLGGALGLVLVAFNGTVPLWEGLVILAVMFLGTAVHRAERGLGTWRRAGGTAVVVVACAVGSAYRYGDGHHFTRRGWITAFLLAVLTFAAGWAWRDRRVPRPLTGLGAVSYSVYLVHPVLLAVIDGTAGRRHDDHAGLEVAFFALLLPLCVLTHRYVEMPGQACGRRLARRPRAQVSKSTVSSSDTGNDWQVRT; encoded by the coding sequence GTGAGCGCGCGGCTGGGCTGGCTCGACGCGTTGCGTGGACTGGCCGCGCTCGTCGTGGTGTTCGACCACTCGTCGCACACCTTCATGCCGGATTTCCGGGCGGAGCTGATGCCGCAGTTCAACACCAGCCGCTACGGCATCATGGTGTTCTTCCTGGTCAGCGGATACATCATCCCGGCATCGCTGGAACGCCGGGGCTGTGTACGGACGTTCTGGATCGGCCGCGTCTTCCGGGTGTACCCGCTGTGGGCGGCCGTCGTCACGGTCCTGGTTGCCGTCGACCTCCTGGGGCTCTCCACGGTGCGGGACTTCGGTTCGCAGAGTCCGGTCGCCGTGGCCGTCGCGCACGTCACCATGCTCCAGGAGCTCCTGGGGACGCCCAATGCCCTGCTCGTCCTCTGGACGCTCTCGTACGAGATGTGCTTCTACCTGCTGGTCGTCGCGCTCTTCACGGTGCGGCTGCACCAGCGGTCGTCGGCGGTCGCGATCGCCTTGGCGGTCCTCGCGGGAGTGAGCGCGACGGCGGGTGCCGTACTGCCGGTTTCCGCGCTGTCCGGCCTGGTCGGCACCGGCCCGCTGATCGCCTTCGCGGCGGCCGCCATGGGGGCGGCCCTGTGCTGTGCGAGCTCGGGCTCACCCGGGCCGCGGGTGTTCGGGGGTGTGCTGGGCGGGGCGCTGGGGCTCGTGCTCGTCGCGTTCAACGGCACGGTCCCGTTGTGGGAGGGCCTGGTGATCCTCGCCGTCATGTTCCTCGGCACCGCGGTCCATCGTGCCGAGCGAGGGCTTGGCACCTGGCGCCGCGCGGGAGGCACCGCCGTAGTGGTGGTCGCCTGTGCCGTGGGAAGTGCCTACCGGTACGGCGACGGCCACCACTTCACACGGCGCGGCTGGATCACGGCGTTCCTGCTGGCCGTGCTCACCTTCGCGGCGGGATGGGCGTGGCGCGACCGGCGCGTACCGCGACCGCTGACCGGCCTGGGAGCGGTCAGCTACTCGGTCTACCTGGTGCATCCGGTGCTGCTCGCGGTGATCGACGGCACCGCCGGACGCAGGCACGACGACCACGCCGGGCTCGAAGTGGCCTTCTTCGCCCTCCTGTTGCCCTTGTGCGTACTGACCCACCGGTATGTCGAGATGCCTGGTCAGGCCTGTGGCCGCCGGCTTGCCCGCCGTCCGCGGGCTCAGGTGTCGAAGTCCACCGTCAGCTCCTCGGACACCGGGAACGACTGGCAGGTGAGGACGTAG
- a CDS encoding RNA polymerase sigma factor, translated as MDDAERLRSGPAATVGDPRLFEEFYRRHVDAVLRFVARRVDDPHTAADLTAEIFLAVLDSAGTYRPRLGSETAWLYGIARNVVSSERRRVARETARDLRISGRRLLEPDDIARIEDKLDAESPGRRVLDALSRLPEGERAVMELIAVDQLTVTEAAAALGIRQVTARVRLHRARKALREETDRRTARSAEGSLVYVARGEA; from the coding sequence GTGGACGACGCGGAACGGTTACGGAGTGGGCCCGCTGCGACGGTCGGTGACCCGCGGCTCTTCGAGGAGTTCTACCGGCGCCATGTCGACGCGGTGCTGCGTTTCGTGGCCCGCCGGGTGGACGACCCGCACACGGCGGCCGACCTGACGGCCGAGATATTCCTCGCCGTCCTCGACTCGGCCGGCACGTACCGGCCGCGCCTCGGCAGCGAGACCGCATGGCTGTACGGCATCGCCCGCAACGTGGTGTCGTCGGAGCGTCGCCGGGTCGCCCGGGAGACCGCACGCGATCTGCGCATCTCGGGGCGGCGGTTGCTGGAGCCCGACGACATCGCCCGCATCGAGGACAAGCTCGACGCGGAGAGCCCCGGGCGGCGCGTCCTGGACGCGCTGTCGAGGTTGCCCGAGGGCGAGCGGGCCGTCATGGAACTGATCGCGGTCGACCAGCTCACGGTCACCGAGGCCGCGGCCGCGCTGGGCATCCGCCAGGTCACGGCCCGGGTCCGGCTGCACCGGGCGCGCAAGGCGCTGCGCGAGGAGACGGACCGCCGGACCGCTCGGTCGGCGGAGGGATCGCTGGTGTACGTGGCGAGGGGGGAAGCATGA
- a CDS encoding PucR family transcriptional regulator, with protein sequence MNQHPPTAGPDPAPAGRAPTLADVLALPVLAAGQPQVVTGLAQLDQPVRWVHITELTDPASFLKGGELVLTTGMPLPEDAAGVRRYVDELTEVGAAALVIELVRRYHRPPDALVQACRARGLPLVTLARDVNFLEVTQVVHALILGNQADAMRRTQRIHEAFTALTLRGAGPQEVVRAAAEMSGRTVVLENLVHQALICEPSGSTVEEALGDWERRSRAAEPGDRTEVGGPEGWLTAPVSYQGERWGRLAMLPAAGAPFGPEHVTVLERTAMALTVARLIHSTPWEHTAHRTVLRELAEQRHHSAEDVRARCAALGLPTEAVFVAVLVDPGPGGEDAEPEARLHRELRSTGVPALVGELSPGRLGVLLALRPDRPWRPVAERLSRTALALAPEAIIGAGSEVADLADTARSFREAARVIEATPPGQALPADRSFHELPDIDLRRLLYALREDTRIQDYTERRLSRLVDHDTRHGTDLLATLGHYLDAAGNKTTAARRGGLSRETMYQRLRTIERLLDTDLESGDRRTELHVALTALRVLRAGRGARPL encoded by the coding sequence GTGAACCAGCACCCCCCGACGGCCGGCCCTGATCCCGCCCCCGCCGGTCGCGCACCCACCCTCGCCGACGTCCTGGCCCTGCCGGTCCTGGCCGCCGGACAGCCCCAAGTCGTCACGGGACTGGCTCAGTTGGACCAGCCGGTGCGCTGGGTGCACATCACCGAGCTGACGGACCCGGCCTCCTTCCTCAAGGGCGGCGAGCTGGTCCTGACCACCGGCATGCCGCTGCCCGAGGACGCAGCGGGCGTCCGCCGGTACGTCGACGAACTCACCGAAGTGGGAGCGGCCGCCCTGGTCATCGAACTCGTACGGCGCTACCACCGGCCGCCCGACGCCCTCGTGCAGGCCTGCCGGGCCCGGGGACTCCCCCTGGTCACCCTCGCCCGGGACGTCAACTTCCTGGAGGTCACCCAGGTCGTGCACGCGCTGATCCTCGGCAACCAGGCCGACGCGATGCGGCGGACGCAGCGGATCCACGAGGCGTTCACAGCCCTGACGCTGCGTGGGGCGGGGCCGCAGGAGGTGGTGCGCGCGGCGGCGGAGATGAGCGGCCGGACGGTCGTGCTGGAGAACCTGGTGCACCAGGCACTGATCTGCGAGCCGTCGGGGAGCACGGTGGAGGAGGCGCTCGGGGACTGGGAGCGGCGCTCCCGGGCGGCCGAGCCCGGCGACCGCACGGAGGTGGGCGGCCCGGAGGGGTGGCTCACCGCGCCCGTCTCCTACCAGGGGGAACGCTGGGGGCGTCTGGCGATGCTGCCCGCCGCCGGGGCGCCCTTCGGTCCGGAGCACGTCACCGTCCTGGAGCGGACGGCGATGGCCCTGACCGTGGCCCGGCTCATCCACTCCACGCCGTGGGAGCACACGGCCCACCGCACCGTCCTGCGGGAGCTGGCGGAGCAGCGCCACCACTCCGCCGAGGACGTCCGCGCCCGCTGCGCCGCGCTGGGGCTGCCCACGGAGGCCGTCTTCGTGGCGGTCCTCGTGGATCCGGGTCCCGGCGGGGAGGACGCGGAGCCGGAAGCCCGGCTGCACCGGGAGCTGAGGTCGACCGGGGTCCCGGCCCTGGTCGGCGAGCTCTCCCCCGGCCGTCTCGGCGTCCTGCTGGCCCTGCGCCCCGACCGGCCCTGGCGGCCCGTGGCCGAACGGCTGAGCCGCACCGCGCTGGCGCTGGCCCCGGAGGCGATCATCGGCGCCGGCTCGGAGGTGGCGGACCTCGCCGACACCGCACGTTCCTTCCGGGAGGCGGCCCGGGTCATAGAGGCCACCCCGCCCGGCCAGGCCCTGCCCGCGGACCGCTCCTTCCACGAGCTGCCGGACATCGACCTGCGCCGGCTGCTGTACGCGCTGCGCGAGGACACCCGGATCCAGGACTACACGGAGCGGCGGCTGAGCCGGCTCGTCGACCACGACACCCGGCACGGCACCGATCTGCTGGCGACCCTGGGCCACTACCTCGACGCCGCCGGCAACAAGACCACGGCGGCCCGTCGCGGCGGCCTGTCCAGGGAGACCATGTACCAGCGCCTGCGCACCATCGAGCGTCTCCTCGACACCGACCTCGAATCCGGTGACCGCCGCACGGAACTCCACGTGGCGCTCACGGCGTTGCGGGTGCTGCGCGCCGGCCGGGGAGCCCGCCCCCTGTAA